Proteins encoded by one window of Sulfurospirillum barnesii SES-3:
- the dnaA gene encoding chromosomal replication initiator protein DnaA, with product MLADTVIELLKEEISSLEYDRYIKQLKFNEKTSNSDQMIFIAPNILIANWVKTKYADKMAHLFELKTGKKPEVKIILKEHLKSTKSKTNVSTEILESIKSTKNTILNPSYTFNSFVVGSSNQYAYTAAKSVAEKPGVMYNPVFIYGPTGLGKTHLIHAIGNHVQSKGKIVIYATIEQFMNDFTYNLRNQSMERFREKYRSCDVLLIDDTQFLSNKIQTQEEFFHTFNELHSAGKQIVLTSDKPPKMINGLEERLKSRFEWGLIADVGLPELETKIAIIKKKCELDGINLNSDIVNYIASNMGDNIREIESAIINLNAYALLMRQEITLDFAKNVMREQIKERRENISLEDIIQIIAKDLNIKPSEIKSTKRSKNIVEARRIGIYLARTLTPNSMPSLASYFGMKDHTAVSHNIKKINELIETNESFKLKVEDLKNKILTKEK from the coding sequence TTGTTAGCTGATACTGTCATAGAACTTTTAAAAGAAGAGATCTCTTCTTTAGAATATGATCGCTATATTAAACAACTCAAATTCAACGAAAAGACTTCTAATTCTGACCAAATGATTTTTATTGCCCCTAATATTTTAATTGCCAATTGGGTAAAAACAAAATATGCCGATAAAATGGCGCATCTCTTTGAACTCAAAACAGGTAAAAAACCAGAAGTAAAAATTATTTTAAAAGAACATCTCAAAAGTACAAAATCTAAAACAAATGTTTCTACTGAAATCCTTGAATCCATTAAAAGCACAAAAAACACCATTTTAAATCCTTCCTATACGTTTAATAGCTTTGTTGTGGGAAGCTCAAACCAGTATGCCTATACCGCTGCAAAATCGGTGGCTGAAAAACCAGGGGTTATGTACAACCCTGTGTTTATTTATGGACCTACAGGGCTTGGAAAAACACACCTCATTCATGCCATTGGCAATCATGTCCAAAGCAAAGGCAAAATTGTTATTTATGCCACCATTGAGCAATTTATGAACGATTTTACCTACAATCTACGCAATCAATCCATGGAAAGATTTCGAGAAAAATACCGAAGCTGTGATGTTTTACTCATTGATGATACTCAATTTTTATCCAATAAAATTCAAACACAAGAAGAGTTTTTTCACACCTTTAATGAGCTTCATTCTGCGGGTAAACAAATTGTTCTTACCTCTGATAAACCGCCTAAAATGATTAACGGCTTAGAAGAGCGTCTTAAGAGCCGTTTTGAGTGGGGATTGATTGCAGATGTAGGTTTACCTGAGTTAGAGACAAAAATAGCCATTATTAAAAAGAAGTGTGAACTTGATGGTATTAATTTAAACAGTGATATTGTAAATTATATTGCTTCAAATATGGGTGATAATATTCGAGAAATTGAAAGTGCTATTATTAACCTCAATGCCTATGCCTTACTTATGCGTCAAGAAATCACCTTAGATTTTGCTAAAAATGTTATGCGTGAACAAATTAAGGAGCGAAGAGAAAATATAAGCCTTGAAGATATTATTCAAATCATTGCCAAAGATTTAAATATAAAACCCAGTGAAATTAAATCCACCAAGCGCAGTAAAAATATTGTTGAAGCAAGGCGCATTGGTATTTATTTGGCTCGAACACTCACACCCAATTCCATGCCTTCTTTAGCATCTTATTTTGGTATGAAAGATCATACCGCTGTATCGCATAATATTAAAAAAATTAATGAACTTATTGAAACCAATGAAAGCTTTAAACTCAAAGTAGAAGATCTAAAAAATAAAATTTTAACCAAAGAAAAATAA
- the dnaN gene encoding DNA polymerase III subunit beta, whose product MKVSIKKSVLETMLLNIQPYLEKKDLSQITSHVFLATEDQHFVLKATDYEIGLTYHTPEVKIASFGDATANGKKLLDIIKSLKDDEIILETINEYLYIKQNSSKFKLPMLNPSDFPLFPSIEAKPKFNINSTTLVRSIKKIAPAIDSNNPKFELNGSLIDIKDNAIHLVATDTKRLAIVSIQQEIENNFSFIIPKKAISEIQKLFFDDIEIFYDENTLLAQSSHFTFYTKLINGKFPDYNRIIPKNKNYKILLARESMIESIKQIAIISPEIKITFKPEKIIFESLNDDNIEAKTEIDFNTQLNEDIYLAVNSRYILDFLSNIENSNFTLGFNDSGLPFTLESENFMTIIMPIMI is encoded by the coding sequence ATGAAAGTTTCGATAAAAAAAAGTGTTTTAGAAACCATGTTATTAAACATTCAACCTTATCTTGAAAAAAAAGATTTAAGTCAAATAACATCGCATGTTTTTCTAGCCACAGAAGATCAACATTTTGTACTTAAAGCAACGGATTATGAGATAGGTCTTACCTACCATACACCTGAGGTTAAAATCGCCTCTTTTGGAGATGCAACTGCTAATGGTAAAAAACTTTTAGATATTATCAAAAGTTTAAAAGATGATGAGATTATTTTAGAAACCATCAATGAATATCTTTACATTAAACAAAACAGTTCTAAATTTAAACTTCCTATGTTAAATCCTAGTGATTTTCCACTTTTTCCAAGCATTGAAGCTAAGCCAAAATTTAACATTAACAGTACAACATTGGTTCGCTCTATTAAAAAAATTGCTCCAGCCATTGATAGCAATAATCCAAAGTTTGAACTTAATGGTTCACTCATTGATATTAAAGATAATGCCATTCATCTTGTAGCAACGGATACAAAACGTTTAGCAATCGTTAGTATTCAACAAGAGATAGAAAATAATTTTTCATTTATTATTCCTAAAAAAGCAATCAGTGAAATTCAAAAACTCTTTTTTGATGATATTGAAATTTTCTACGATGAAAATACACTACTTGCACAATCCAGCCATTTTACGTTTTACACAAAACTTATTAATGGAAAATTTCCTGATTACAACCGTATTATTCCAAAAAACAAAAATTACAAAATTTTACTTGCACGTGAATCTATGATTGAATCTATCAAACAAATCGCCATTATCTCTCCTGAGATAAAAATCACCTTTAAACCAGAAAAAATAATTTTTGAAAGTTTAAATGATGATAACATTGAAGCAAAAACAGAGATAGATTTTAATACACAGCTTAATGAAGATATTTACTTAGCGGTTAATAGTCGTTATATTTTAGATTTTTTATCTAATATTGAAAACAGCAACTTTACCTTAGGTTTTAATGACAGTGGTTTGCCTTTCACCCTAGAGAGTGAAAATTTTATGACTATTATTATGCCTATTATGATATAA
- the gyrB gene encoding DNA topoisomerase (ATP-hydrolyzing) subunit B, whose amino-acid sequence MSNYGADNIKVLKGLEAVRKRPGMYIGDTNINGLHHLIYEVVDNSIDESMAGYCDLIKVELTREGSCIVTDNGRGIPVGWHEGENMSAATVVLTVLHAGGKFDKDTYKVSGGLHGVGVSVVNALSSKLVATIKREGNEHRQEFACGIPQTPLDVVKTTNRTGTTIEFWPDGSIFETTDFQFEILATRFRELAYLNPKITIELKDQRDGRAEVYHFEGGIKQFVLDLNKKEKVAEAVHYTASVEDVEVDVAMMYNSTYSEIFYSFVNNIKTIDGGTHESGFRAGLTRAITSYVSLNAGVREKDVKITGDDVREGLIAIVSVKVPEPQFEGQTKGKLGSSYVKPIVQKLVYEQLVKYFEENPIEAKAIMNKALAAARGREAAKNARDLTRRKDAMSIGTLPGKLADCQSKDPSICELYLVEGDSAGGSAKQGRDRVFQAILPLKGKILNVEKSRLDKILKSDEIKNMITALGCGIGDEFNEEKLRYHKLIIMTDADVDGSHIQTLLLTFLFRFLRPIVDNGYVYLAQPPLYRYKKGKKEIYLKDDTEMNTFLIESGMDSIDIAGVGTNDLVDFFKIISAYRGILKELEKRFSMIEVIRYLIENPDLIALPSDKLFAEIEGFVKKMGYNILNHYINDESIHLFIQTNDGLEELLLDETFYTNPLYEEARYIYTKIQERDFDVFDGRDPVIVLDEIEKSAKKGAYIQRYKGLGEMNPEQLWETTMNPENRRLLQVKVDDAQAASDTFTLFMGDEVEPRRQYIQDHAKDVKHLDV is encoded by the coding sequence ATGAGCAATTACGGTGCGGACAATATTAAAGTTTTAAAAGGCCTTGAAGCAGTTAGAAAACGACCAGGTATGTATATTGGTGATACCAATATTAATGGTTTACATCACTTAATTTACGAAGTGGTTGATAACTCCATTGATGAATCAATGGCAGGGTATTGTGATTTAATAAAAGTAGAACTCACTCGTGAGGGCTCATGTATTGTCACAGATAACGGGCGAGGTATTCCTGTGGGTTGGCATGAGGGTGAAAATATGTCAGCAGCTACGGTTGTTTTAACCGTACTTCATGCAGGTGGAAAGTTTGATAAAGATACCTATAAAGTTTCAGGTGGTTTGCACGGTGTAGGTGTTTCGGTTGTAAACGCACTTTCTTCAAAACTCGTTGCAACCATTAAACGAGAGGGAAATGAACATCGTCAAGAGTTTGCGTGTGGTATCCCTCAAACGCCTCTGGATGTGGTTAAAACAACCAATCGCACAGGAACAACCATTGAATTTTGGCCAGATGGTAGCATCTTTGAAACCACTGACTTTCAATTTGAAATTTTAGCGACACGTTTTCGTGAATTAGCTTATCTTAATCCAAAAATAACCATTGAGCTTAAAGATCAAAGAGATGGTAGGGCTGAAGTGTACCACTTTGAGGGTGGTATTAAACAGTTTGTATTAGACCTTAATAAAAAAGAAAAAGTAGCTGAAGCGGTTCATTACACAGCCAGTGTTGAAGATGTGGAAGTTGATGTTGCCATGATGTATAACTCAACCTACAGTGAAATTTTTTATTCGTTTGTCAATAACATCAAAACCATTGATGGTGGAACCCATGAGAGTGGCTTTCGTGCGGGTTTAACTCGTGCTATTACCAGTTATGTATCTTTAAATGCAGGGGTACGTGAAAAGGATGTTAAAATTACAGGCGATGATGTCCGTGAGGGGTTAATTGCCATTGTCTCAGTTAAAGTGCCTGAACCTCAATTTGAGGGTCAAACCAAAGGAAAATTGGGTAGTTCTTATGTAAAACCAATCGTTCAAAAATTGGTGTATGAACAACTGGTTAAATACTTTGAAGAAAACCCCATTGAAGCTAAAGCTATTATGAACAAAGCTCTTGCTGCAGCACGTGGTAGAGAAGCTGCTAAAAATGCAAGAGATTTAACCAGACGTAAAGATGCCATGAGCATTGGAACGCTTCCTGGAAAACTTGCTGATTGTCAAAGTAAAGACCCATCTATTTGTGAACTCTATCTTGTAGAGGGCGATAGTGCGGGCGGTTCTGCTAAACAAGGACGTGATAGGGTTTTTCAAGCGATTTTGCCACTCAAAGGTAAAATTCTCAATGTTGAAAAAAGCCGTTTAGATAAGATTCTAAAATCAGACGAAATTAAAAACATGATCACAGCACTTGGATGCGGCATTGGAGATGAGTTTAATGAAGAAAAACTTCGTTACCATAAACTTATCATCATGACCGATGCGGACGTTGATGGTAGCCATATTCAAACCCTTCTTTTAACCTTTTTATTCCGCTTCTTACGCCCTATTGTGGACAATGGATATGTTTATTTAGCACAACCACCACTTTACCGTTATAAAAAAGGTAAAAAAGAGATTTATCTTAAAGATGATACAGAAATGAACACTTTTTTAATTGAATCAGGTATGGATAGTATTGATATTGCAGGGGTTGGGACGAATGATTTGGTTGATTTCTTTAAAATCATTTCTGCGTATCGTGGCATTTTAAAAGAGCTTGAAAAACGCTTTTCAATGATTGAAGTGATTCGCTATTTGATTGAAAATCCTGATTTAATTGCGCTACCTTCTGATAAATTATTTGCAGAGATTGAGGGTTTTGTTAAAAAAATGGGTTATAATATTTTAAACCATTATATTAATGATGAGAGTATTCATCTGTTTATTCAAACCAATGATGGTTTAGAAGAACTTCTTTTAGATGAAACATTTTATACCAATCCACTCTATGAAGAAGCACGTTATATTTACACAAAAATACAAGAGAGAGATTTTGACGTTTTTGACGGACGTGATCCTGTGATTGTGTTGGATGAAATTGAAAAAAGTGCTAAAAAAGGTGCGTATATTCAACGTTACAAAGGTTTGGGTGAGATGAACCCTGAACAGCTTTGGGAAACCACGATGAATCCTGAAAACAGACGATTGTTGCAAGTTAAAGTGGATGATGCGCAGGCTGCTAGTGACACCTTTACCCTCTTTATGGGCGATGAAGTAGAACCTCGCCGTCAATACATTCAAGACCACGCCAAAGATGTAAAACACTTGGACGTTTAA
- a CDS encoding EAL domain-containing protein — MLYSEKKERENRFVIALKIAFPLLLLIAIFFYAFSLFPDTSLNLFLLIIFIPIYVYYTVYLIYHSFQTSLIDSVTKTFTCNEILSKIKKVKNKKSMIILLHVNNLEDINERYGIINGNSVLQELMKELALFLEEHHFKNTPIGRYNHNTFLLILDASLEELNHLLTIFTKRIQTKGLHNIEVILSFSSLEAHYDTNPSHTIERLFMLIDKSQTNEKALPDIQLNTFKKSLNSAFLNDGILFKYQPSLHVKEQKIALVEVLTRIYTDAHGLFTKQHIQPIINRMGLERALDKMIFTALAEKIKPLLQQKLFISIEISPVTLRNSKFKHHLVSLFKEKNLDPHSFILEIVEEKSYEQMHRFKEIIESYKEMGFKIALGNFGGNNCGFEYLKCLPIDLIKFDIEFTKKIEDVKYQKLLKSYIDLAKTLQVQSMVKFVDKESTLALIQACEPDFIQGFCISKPKSIKELSDEIR; from the coding sequence ATGCTCTATTCTGAGAAAAAAGAGAGAGAAAATCGATTTGTTATTGCTCTTAAAATCGCTTTTCCTCTTTTGCTTCTCATCGCTATTTTTTTTTATGCGTTTTCACTTTTCCCTGACACATCTTTAAATCTATTTTTACTCATTATATTTATTCCTATTTATGTCTATTACACGGTTTATCTCATTTATCATAGCTTTCAAACAAGCCTGATTGATTCTGTGACAAAAACATTTACATGTAATGAAATTCTCTCAAAAATAAAAAAAGTAAAAAATAAAAAAAGCATGATTATTCTTTTACATGTAAACAATTTGGAAGATATTAATGAACGTTATGGAATTATAAACGGCAATAGCGTTTTACAAGAGCTCATGAAAGAGTTAGCACTTTTTTTGGAAGAACACCATTTTAAAAACACACCCATAGGTCGTTACAACCACAATACATTTTTACTCATTTTAGATGCCTCTTTGGAAGAACTAAACCATCTTTTAACCATTTTTACAAAACGTATTCAAACAAAAGGCTTACACAACATTGAAGTCATTCTCTCTTTTTCATCACTTGAAGCGCATTATGATACCAATCCCTCTCACACGATAGAGCGACTTTTTATGTTGATAGATAAATCACAAACAAATGAAAAGGCCCTTCCAGATATTCAATTAAATACCTTTAAAAAGAGCCTGAACAGTGCTTTTTTAAACGATGGTATTTTATTTAAGTATCAACCCTCTTTACATGTAAAAGAGCAAAAAATAGCCCTTGTGGAGGTTTTAACACGTATTTATACCGATGCACACGGACTGTTTACAAAACAACACATTCAACCAATAATTAATCGTATGGGCTTAGAAAGAGCCTTAGATAAAATGATTTTTACAGCCTTAGCAGAAAAAATTAAGCCTTTGCTTCAACAAAAATTGTTTATTAGCATCGAAATTTCACCCGTAACACTTCGAAATAGTAAATTTAAACACCACCTTGTCTCGTTATTTAAAGAAAAAAACCTTGACCCTCACTCTTTTATTCTTGAAATTGTTGAAGAAAAAAGTTATGAACAGATGCATCGCTTTAAAGAAATTATTGAGAGCTATAAAGAAATGGGGTTTAAAATAGCATTGGGAAATTTTGGAGGCAATAACTGTGGCTTTGAATACCTCAAATGTTTACCCATTGATTTGATTAAATTTGACATTGAATTTACCAAAAAAATTGAAGATGTGAAGTATCAAAAACTTTTAAAATCTTACATTGACCTTGCCAAAACGCTTCAGGTGCAAAGTATGGTAAAATTCGTGGACAAAGAGAGTACATTGGCACTTATTCAAGCCTGTGAGCCTGATTTTATTCAAGGCTTTTGTATCTCAAAACCAAAAAGTATAAAGGAATTGAGTGATGAAATACGGTGA
- the queF gene encoding preQ(1) synthase yields the protein MKYGEQIIKEFDVEKDLEIWPNQHKKNYVIKLILPEFCCLCPRSGYPDFATIYIDYIPNELVVELKAIKLYINSFMNRNISHENSANEIYDLLDSKLKPKWLKVVADFNPRGNVHTVIEIDSKLVRNETSC from the coding sequence ATGAAATACGGTGAACAAATTATTAAAGAGTTTGATGTTGAAAAAGATTTGGAAATTTGGCCCAACCAGCATAAAAAAAATTATGTGATTAAGCTTATATTGCCTGAGTTTTGTTGTTTATGTCCACGCAGTGGCTATCCTGATTTTGCGACAATTTATATTGATTATATTCCTAATGAACTCGTTGTAGAGCTTAAAGCCATCAAACTCTACATCAACAGTTTTATGAATCGCAACATCAGCCATGAAAATTCAGCCAATGAAATTTATGACCTTTTGGATTCTAAACTCAAACCAAAATGGCTCAAAGTGGTAGCAGATTTTAACCCACGAGGCAACGTGCATACGGTGATTGAGATTGATTCAAAATTGGTTCGAAACGAAACGTCATGTTAA
- a CDS encoding HD domain-containing protein: MLNPKLIEQFFGAASIQRWNDYPRMVELVELDKQAHKFIIAYFIARMEPEGSVNMRSLIEAGIFEFLRRVVVTDIRPDVFRKALQKKEKEINSWVLSQLYDSLSEIEEGAFCKRFEAYINDSSMYKKERFILKAASYMATRWEFSIVYQTSQFLSNIDRVKEAVEEEIEDYYELISVRKMAMNKKISKIIDLSGRLRFQKRWAQTPRIPETSVLGHMLIVAILGYFYSLFSKACDGRLVNNFFCALFHDFPEALTRDIISPVKYSVSGLDDIISEFEIKMIEEEILPYLPEGLVKEFKYLLGLYGDNQKNEFLNRINEHEIVVVEDVSAYNEDKFNAIDGKALKNCDNLAAFIEATLSISHGVKSKELIQGKEHILKKLKEKGQMGKADFYKLALELEEYFGV; the protein is encoded by the coding sequence ATGTTAAACCCAAAACTTATTGAGCAGTTCTTTGGAGCTGCTTCCATTCAGCGTTGGAATGATTATCCACGCATGGTGGAGTTGGTGGAGCTTGATAAACAAGCACACAAGTTCATCATCGCTTATTTTATTGCTAGAATGGAGCCTGAGGGCAGTGTCAATATGCGCTCCTTAATTGAAGCAGGCATTTTTGAATTTTTACGCCGTGTGGTGGTGACGGACATTCGCCCCGATGTGTTTCGAAAAGCGCTTCAAAAAAAAGAGAAAGAGATTAATTCGTGGGTGCTTTCACAACTCTATGATTCACTCAGTGAAATTGAAGAGGGCGCTTTTTGCAAGCGTTTTGAGGCTTATATTAACGATAGTTCTATGTATAAAAAAGAGCGTTTTATCCTCAAAGCGGCTTCGTACATGGCAACACGTTGGGAGTTTTCTATTGTCTATCAAACGAGTCAGTTTTTAAGCAACATTGACCGTGTGAAAGAAGCGGTGGAAGAAGAGATTGAAGATTATTACGAGCTGATTAGTGTTCGTAAAATGGCGATGAATAAAAAAATCTCTAAAATTATTGATTTGAGCGGACGACTTCGTTTTCAAAAGCGTTGGGCGCAAACGCCTCGTATTCCTGAGACTTCCGTGCTTGGGCACATGCTGATTGTCGCCATTTTAGGTTATTTTTACTCTCTTTTTTCCAAAGCGTGTGATGGGCGATTGGTCAATAACTTCTTTTGCGCTCTTTTTCACGACTTTCCTGAAGCACTCACACGTGACATCATCTCCCCTGTTAAGTATTCGGTGAGTGGGTTGGATGATATTATCAGTGAATTTGAAATTAAGATGATTGAAGAAGAGATATTGCCATACCTTCCTGAGGGGCTTGTTAAAGAGTTTAAGTACCTGCTTGGACTTTACGGGGATAATCAAAAAAATGAGTTTTTAAACCGCATTAATGAGCATGAAATTGTGGTCGTGGAAGATGTAAGCGCCTACAATGAAGATAAATTTAATGCCATTGATGGAAAAGCCTTGAAAAATTGCGATAATTTAGCAGCATTTATTGAAGCGACCCTTTCTATTTCGCATGGGGTGAAGTCTAAAGAGCTCATTCAAGGCAAAGAACATATTTTAAAGAAGCTCAAAGAAAAAGGGCAAATGGGAAAAGCTGATTTTTACAAATTAGCGTTGGAGTTAGAAGAATATTTTGGAGTATAG
- a CDS encoding uracil-DNA glycosylase has product MIDPKIEESWKKVLLEEFQKPYFETLKTFLVEEKKSHTIYPSGANIFAAFNHTPFENVEVVILGQDPYHGAGQAHGLSFSVQEGVPHPPSLQNIFKELRDDLGCAIPKNGTLSAWAKQGVFLLNTVLTVRASEANSHRNQGWENFTDTVIKLLSAQKEHLVFILWGSPAGAKASLIDGKKHLILKAPHPSPLSSYRGFFGSKPFSKSNEYLVSKGKKPIEWCLA; this is encoded by the coding sequence ATGATAGACCCAAAAATTGAAGAGAGTTGGAAAAAAGTTCTGTTGGAAGAGTTTCAAAAACCCTATTTTGAAACGCTGAAAACTTTTTTAGTGGAAGAAAAAAAATCACATACAATTTATCCCAGCGGGGCGAATATCTTTGCAGCGTTTAATCATACTCCTTTTGAAAACGTTGAAGTGGTTATTTTAGGGCAAGACCCCTATCATGGTGCAGGGCAAGCACATGGGCTTTCATTTTCGGTGCAAGAAGGGGTACCTCATCCACCCTCGTTGCAAAATATTTTTAAAGAGTTACGGGATGATTTGGGGTGTGCCATTCCCAAAAATGGTACGCTAAGCGCATGGGCAAAACAAGGTGTTTTTTTACTCAATACCGTTTTAACCGTGCGTGCAAGTGAGGCCAATTCACACCGCAATCAAGGCTGGGAAAATTTTACCGACACGGTGATTAAGCTTTTAAGCGCTCAAAAAGAGCATCTGGTTTTTATTCTTTGGGGAAGTCCAGCAGGTGCAAAAGCCAGCCTTATTGATGGTAAAAAACATCTCATTTTAAAAGCACCTCACCCCTCACCGCTCTCTTCGTACCGTGGTTTTTTTGGCTCAAAACCGTTTTCAAAAAGCAACGAATACCTTGTTTCTAAAGGTAAAAAACCGATTGAGTGGTGTTTGGCTTGA
- the mutY gene encoding A/G-specific adenine glycosylase gives MFGLKVKEAIFQWYQENGRHDLPWRQTSDAYKIYLSEIMLQQTQVKTVLERFYFPFLERFPTLQSVAEAPLDDVLKMWEGLGYYTRAKNLHHTAITCKGILPRSPEELGGLKGIGKSTAHAICAFAYHEPLPILDANVKRVLCRYFAISVKNEKVLWERAWELLHVKHPYAHNQAMMDIGAILCTPKNPHCNACPLSFTCKGKSAPENYPKPIKKAKVLTKKRFALVCEHEGKLGLIQRQEKLLHGLWGFMQVDEVPEGIFLGKVMHTYSHFKLELEVFKPFLHVKIKNYFTCKEIEKLALSTVDKKILKLLNLKK, from the coding sequence GTGTTTGGCTTGAAGGTAAAAGAGGCAATTTTTCAGTGGTATCAAGAAAATGGTCGTCATGATTTACCGTGGCGACAAACCAGCGATGCCTACAAAATTTACCTCAGTGAAATCATGCTGCAACAAACGCAAGTTAAAACGGTGTTGGAGCGTTTTTACTTTCCCTTTTTAGAGCGTTTTCCCACCCTTCAAAGTGTGGCGGAAGCTCCTTTGGATGATGTTTTGAAGATGTGGGAGGGTTTGGGGTATTACACAAGGGCTAAAAATCTGCACCATACCGCCATTACATGTAAAGGTATTTTGCCTCGTAGTCCTGAAGAGTTAGGCGGACTTAAGGGCATTGGAAAAAGTACGGCACACGCCATTTGCGCCTTTGCATACCATGAGCCACTCCCCATTTTAGATGCTAATGTGAAGCGGGTTTTGTGTCGTTATTTTGCAATAAGCGTAAAGAATGAAAAAGTGCTTTGGGAAAGGGCATGGGAACTCTTACATGTAAAACACCCTTATGCGCATAACCAAGCAATGATGGACATTGGTGCGATTCTTTGCACGCCTAAAAATCCCCACTGTAATGCGTGTCCTTTGAGCTTTACATGTAAAGGTAAAAGTGCCCCTGAAAATTATCCAAAGCCCATCAAAAAAGCCAAAGTTCTTACCAAAAAACGTTTTGCTTTGGTGTGTGAGCATGAGGGGAAATTAGGGCTAATTCAGCGCCAAGAAAAGCTTTTGCATGGTCTTTGGGGATTTATGCAAGTGGACGAAGTGCCAGAGGGAATTTTTTTAGGCAAGGTAATGCACACGTACAGCCATTTTAAATTAGAATTAGAAGTCTTTAAACCCTTTTTACATGTCAAAATAAAAAACTATTTTACATGTAAGGAGATAGAAAAATTAGCCCTTTCCACAGTCGATAAAAAAATCCTAAAGCTATTAAATTTAAAAAAATAA
- the proV gene encoding glycine betaine/L-proline ABC transporter ATP-binding protein ProV: MKEVKIELKNVYKIFGNSPKKALSLLKKGMQKEEIFRHTAQSVGVCDATFQIYKGEIFVIMGLSGSGKSTLVRLINRLIEPSGGAILIDGEDITTMKSSSLREVRRKKMSMVFQSFALLPHLSVLDNVAFGLELGGISKTERHEKAKEALLQVGLLDYVNVYPDALSGGMQQRVGLARALANNPDILLMDEAFSALDPLIRSEMQDELLKLQSEQERTIVFISHDLDEAMKLGDRIAIMQGGEVVQIGSSDEILKNPANDYVRSFFKGVNVGGIISAKDIASTQQVTIIQKDGQGTLMALQILREHDRNFGYIVDRKKRFLGIVSVDSLREKPKRDSIDVAFLKETPVIEADACLNDIVGIVANTPYSVPVVDENQKYLGAISKASLLKALDYQWEDEHE; this comes from the coding sequence ATGAAAGAGGTCAAAATTGAGCTAAAAAATGTGTATAAAATTTTTGGAAATTCACCTAAAAAAGCACTCTCACTTTTAAAAAAGGGAATGCAAAAAGAGGAAATTTTTAGGCATACAGCTCAAAGTGTAGGCGTTTGCGATGCAACATTTCAAATCTACAAAGGCGAAATTTTCGTCATTATGGGGCTTTCTGGTTCTGGAAAGTCTACTTTAGTAAGGCTTATCAATCGTTTGATTGAGCCCTCTGGTGGTGCCATTTTAATTGATGGCGAAGATATTACTACGATGAAGTCATCTTCTTTGCGTGAGGTTAGGCGCAAAAAGATGAGCATGGTGTTTCAGTCTTTTGCACTTCTTCCACATTTATCTGTTCTTGACAATGTTGCTTTTGGTTTGGAACTTGGCGGTATAAGCAAAACAGAGCGCCATGAAAAAGCCAAAGAAGCCCTGTTGCAAGTAGGACTTTTAGATTATGTAAATGTCTATCCTGACGCACTTAGTGGTGGTATGCAACAGCGTGTGGGCTTGGCACGAGCCCTTGCCAATAACCCTGATATTTTACTGATGGATGAGGCATTTTCAGCCTTAGACCCACTTATTCGCTCTGAAATGCAAGATGAACTTTTAAAATTACAAAGTGAGCAAGAACGCACCATTGTTTTTATCTCCCATGATTTGGATGAGGCGATGAAATTAGGCGATCGTATTGCTATTATGCAAGGGGGAGAGGTTGTTCAAATTGGCAGTTCAGATGAAATTTTAAAAAATCCAGCCAATGATTACGTGCGTTCTTTTTTTAAAGGCGTAAACGTTGGAGGTATTATTAGTGCCAAAGATATTGCCAGTACGCAACAAGTAACTATCATTCAAAAAGATGGGCAAGGCACACTGATGGCACTGCAAATTTTAAGAGAGCATGATCGAAATTTTGGTTACATCGTCGATAGAAAAAAACGTTTTTTAGGTATTGTCTCGGTTGATAGCCTTCGAGAAAAACCCAAACGTGACAGCATTGATGTAGCATTTTTAAAAGAGACGCCCGTCATAGAAGCGGATGCATGTTTAAATGATATTGTAGGGATTGTTGCAAATACGCCCTACTCTGTGCCTGTGGTTGATGAAAATCAAAAATATTTAGGGGCTATTTCGAAGGCGAGCCTTTTAAAGGCACTCGATTATCAATGGGAGGATGAACATGAATAA